In Rutidosis leptorrhynchoides isolate AG116_Rl617_1_P2 unplaced genomic scaffold, CSIRO_AGI_Rlap_v1 contig58, whole genome shotgun sequence, the genomic window GTCTCCCTCCTACCGTGCTAGCTCGCTCTTACCTGTCGGAAACTTTAGACCGGTTGGTGGAGGAAGAGATCCAAAGATCCCTCAAAGGCCGAAATGGCAACCCTTAGCAATCCCCTCCCAGCCCAAAATGGGCAAGCACTAATAGCGCAATACCCTTACAACCCGATGCCTCCTCCGGCCTATCCACCTCCAGCAGCGTATCGGAACCCGATAACCTATGGGAATGGGCTAGTCCCTTTCAACGGAGCAAACCCGATAGCATTTGGTCAAAATGGATATATGATGGGTGCATCCCCTTTCTCCAAAAGGGTACTTAGCGAGCCTACGCCCGAGAGGATGCAAATACCCAGCACGAAGAAGTTTACCTGCACCGTGGATCCGAGAAGCCACATCTTGGTCTTCGAATCCTCTATGACCCTCCATGACTTCTCCGACGCCATCCGGTGCCAAGCCTTCCAACGAATTTGGAGGACGCTGCCCATATGTGGTTTAGAATGATCCCTGTTGGAACTATCGACAACTTTTATGACTTGGCAAATCAATTCATGCACCGGTTCGTCGAGGGACAAGTCCAAGGCCGAAGCTCGACATCCCTCTTCTTGGTGAGGCAATGACGGAACAAAAGTCTATGAGATTACGAAAGTCTATATCAGGAACCGACGTATTTAGGATATTAATCGACGATGGGAGTTCCGTCGACATCCTCTATTACCACGCATTCAGGAACATGGAGTTCGGAGACCGAAACCTGGCTCCCTCTACCGGACCCATCTATATTGTGAATCATATTGAAGTACCAGTCTTCGGCACCATTCGCCTATCTGTAGCCCTTGGATCAGGCGATCAGAGGGTTACTCAGTTTATCAACTAGCTTGTTATCAAGGGCCCGACTCATTATAATGGAATTTTCGGTCGGGAAGGCATAGCCGCATTCAGAGGAGTAGCTTCGTTTTAAGTTCCCAACTCCAAATGGCATTGGAGTCGTTAGGGAAAACCAAGAGGCGGCTCAAAAATGTCACTTGGACACTTTCAGATCTGATAAGCATCGAGAGCACCACGAGCTGGTCATCGAGAACACTACGAGCTGGCACGGGTCTCTCGAGTTCAAAGGGAAAGCAAGTCAAGCTAAAAGTTGAACCCTCTGATAAAGGAAAGCAGAAAGTAATTGGCTCCATATAGGCGATAGATTTTGATGTGAGGGACGATTTCACAACTCCGCGTGCCGAACCAGTGGAAGAACTTGTTCCCATCCGTCTTATAGACAATGAGCCTGAGAAGGTGACTTTCATCGGCTCCGAGCTACAAGGTCAACTCCGAGATGACTTAGTCGATTTTTTGAGAGCAAATAGTGATGTCTTCGCTTGGTCCGCGACCGATATGCCATGGATTGATCCCCATGTGATGGTCCATGAGCTAAATGTTGACCAATCACGAAAGCCAGTCAAGTAGAAGAAGCGGGCTTACGCCCCAAAGAGGCTGATTGCCATTGATGAAGAAGTCGACAAGCTACTCCAAGCAGGCTTTATCGAGGAGATTCAATACCCAGAGTGGAACTCTAACCCGGTTATGCTAAAGAAGTCAAATGGAAAATGGCGCATCTACATTGACTTCAAGGATTTAAACGATGCGTGCCCAAAAGATCACTATCGCCTCCCGTAGATAGATATATTAATCAACGCCACGGCTGGACACGAGCTTTTGAGCTTCATGGACGCCTTTTGGGGTTACAATCAAATCCTCATGCTCTTGTTCGATGTGCGGAAGGTGTCTTTTATCACCGATAAGGGCCTCTATTGTTACATTGTCATGCCTTTCGAGCTAAGAACGCCGAGGCGACATACCAAAGGCTGGTGAATAAGATGTTCAAAGCCCATATTGGCCGAAATACGGAGGTTTACATCGATGACATGCTCGTCAAGAGGGTCCGAAAGGAGGACCATATTGCCGACCTTGTAGAGTCTTTTTCAGTACTTCATTAATACAACATGAAGTTGTACCCCTCAGAATGTGCTTTCGGGGTGAAATCAGGGAAGTTTCTCGGCCTGATGGTCTCCCAAAGAGGGATTGAGCAAACCTCGATAAGATACGAGCTATCATTGACATGGCCGAGCCGACTGATAGCAAAGCCATTCAGCGTCTCACAGGTCAGATTGCCGCTCTTGGCCTGTTCATGTCACGATCGAGAGATAAGTGCTTGCCCTTCTTCAAATCCCTCAAGAAGGCTTTCGAGTGGATCTCCAAGTGTCGAGAGACATTTCAAGAGCTGAAGTGATATCTCGCATCGCCGCCTCTCCTAAACAAGCCGATTGAGGGTGAGCCCCTCTTCATGTATCTTGTTGTGTCAGAGGTGGCGGTCAGCTCTATCCTAGTCAAAGAGGAAGGCCGAGCCCAAAACCGATCTACTACGTGAGCAAGGTGCTCCAAGGTGCCGAGATCCATTATTCGAAAGTCGAGAAGTTCTCTTTAGCATTGGTAATGGCAGCAAGGAAACTTCGTCCCTACTTTAAGGCTCATTCGATCCGAGTCCTTACAAAGCAGCCGCTTTGCAAAATCCTTTATGACATTAAGTCAAGCGGCCGAATGATCAATTCGGCAATAGAGCTCAGAGAATTTGACATTTCATATATTCCTTGACCATCGGTGAAAGGTCAAGCCTTAGCAGATTTTATCTTGGAATGTACCATACCCGAAGAGCCGAAAAAGAAGTCCAGAGCCGACGATGAAAACACCCAGCCCGATAATCCCACCTAAGTTATCAGATCAGAAAGGCCGAAAGCCAAATATTGGAATTTATTATTTGATAAAGCCTCAAACAAATCAGGCAGCGGAGCTGGCATCATACTTACAAGCCCCGATGGCTTCCCTGTTAAATTCGCTCTCATCTTGGACTTCAACTCCACCAACAACGAGGCCAAATATGAGGCCATGCTTGTCGGGCTTGGTTTAGCCCAAAGTCTACACGTGCAAAGAATATACGGATTCACACTGATTCCCAACTCGTGGAAAATCAAGTAACAAGGGATTATGAGGCTAGAAATGAAAGAATGGAGAAGTATCTCAAAATGGTCAAAGCTCTCCAACACGTGCCAAGAAACCAAATCCAACAGGCTGACCTCTTATCCAAGTTGGCTTCGGGCGACCTTGAAGATATAGATCGACCAGTCTACACAGAGCTCCTACAGAAACTTTCGATAGATTTGCCATTGATTGCCCCGATCATGTGCTCTCCCGATTGGATGATGTCGATCTGTGCTTATATCATGGATAAGACTCTGCCCGATGACCCGACAGAAGCCCAGAAGCTAATGCGAAAGGCCGCAAAGTATACAATCATTGATGGTTCGCTGTACAAAGGGTCTATATTGGGTATGTTTCTCAAGTGCTTAGCCCCGGAGGAGGCCGACTACGCCCTTTAGGAAACACATGAGGGTATATGCGGGCACCATTTGGGAGGCCGACTACAAAATACTTCGTCAAGGCTTTTATTGGTCGACAATCCACAAGGACTCTCTCGAATCGTCTAGAGAGGTGATGCATGCCTAAGGTTCACTTCCATACCGAGACAACCAGCAGAAGAAATCGCTCCAATAATGTCTCTCATCCGTTTCGACACTTGGGGTATCGACATTCTTGGTCCCTTCCCTCGCGGGTCGTGTCAAAGACAGTGGGTAGTCGTTGCAATCGACTACTTCATAAAATGGGTAGAGGTCAAAGCACTACCCAACATAACCGAGAAAAGGATCGAGAAGTTCATTTGGGAGTCGATAATGTGCCGATTCGGACTCCCTCGATTCATCATATCAGACAATGGGAAGCAGTTCGACTGTGAGGCATACTGAAACTTCCTCAACCTATACGAAATTGAACCAAGGTTCACATCCATCACACACCCAGTTGCTAATGGTCAAGTGGAAGTAACAAACTGCTCGATCTTGGATGGACACAAGAAAAAACTCAAAGAATTGTCAAAGAAAGAATGGGTCAATGAGCTCCCCAAAGTGATATGGACTTATCGGACTACCGGCAAGGTTGAAACCGGCGAGACTCCTTTTAAGCTTGCTTATGGCATAGATGCCGTGATTCTAGTCGACGTTTCACTCCGCTCCTTCCGCATTCAGCATTATGACCCCATTTCTAACAAGGAGGGACTCCTGCTCAACCTCGACCTCATTGATGAGGTTCGAGATGATGCCGCCGCTAGGATCGCAGAGCAGAAAATTCTGATACCAAGTTCTATAACACGAAGGTCCGCGACAGAGTCTTCAAGGTAGGAGACCTCGTGCTTAGAAAATGGAGGCTTCTAAGCCAAAAGAAGCAGTAGGAAAGCTTAGCCCGAACTGGGAAGGCTCATACCGATTCTTACGCGTCTCTCTGCCCGGCTGATACCGCTTAGAAGAATTAGGTCGCAAGGAGATTCCACGTAGTTGACACGCTACCAACTTTCATGCCTATCACCCTTGAAGAACTCCCCAATCCAGTGGACATGGGTCGAGAAAGCCTGATAATATATTAACATCGGCATTTTTTTAGGTAAGCCCGACACTCCCGAGAGGAATCAATATTTTGCAAACTCTATGGTTGAAAAACATTTCTATTCGGCCCCTTGAGGCAAACTTTTGTGTAAGTCCTGCTGTGGCACTTAAAACTCATTTGCTTATTCGCCTACGTAAGCCCCGTGAGGCATTAATTAGTCATTTGCTTGTGAATTTGTCTATCTTTTTAAATATGAAATCGCCTATAAATTCGGCCAAAATAGACCCAAGAGTCTTAGCCGAAGGGCACTCATCCTTTTGCTTTTCAGTCAACCCAAAATGTTTAAGGGGATGGAAGCCGACGGCAACGAGTTAAGGATAGTCGCATGCCGATAGCCTTCCCACTCTAGTCACACCATCACTCTAGACAAGGGCCGA contains:
- the LOC139884634 gene encoding uncharacterized protein, translating into MAEPTDSKAIQRLTGQIAALGLFMSRSRDKCLPFFKSLKKAFEWISKCRETFQELKGGGQLYPSQRGRPSPKPIYYVSKVLQGAEIHYSKVEKFSLALVMAARKLRPYFKAHSIRVLTKQPLCKILYDIKSSGRMINSAIELREFDISYIP